Proteins encoded together in one Hymenobacter monticola window:
- a CDS encoding MBOAT family O-acyltransferase translates to MLFNSFEFLVFFPIVTAIYFILPHRHRWIHLLIASCVFYMAFIPIYLLILILTIIIDYYAGILIENARGNQRKFYLAMSLVANIGVLAVFKYYNFFIANLNELLHISNYHASLPLLNIILPIGLSFHTFQAMSYTIEVYRGNYPAERHFGIYALYVMFYPQLVAGPIERPQNVLYQFHEKKSFNYDNVTSGLRLMAWGLFKKVVVADRLAFMVNEVYNKPNYFHGLPVIIATVFFAIQIYCDFSGYSDMALGTARVMGFELMKNFDRPYFSKSIGEFWRRWHISLSTWFKDYLYISLGGNRVSIPRGYFNLFFVFMVSGLWHGANWTFIAWGALHGFYQIFGRLTKDTRQLIIQKTRLSFLNHSVITISTTFILVTFAWIFFRANTISDAFLIIRSMAESAKSNWHGTSFTGLSSLLIFYKPIE, encoded by the coding sequence ATGCTTTTCAATTCTTTTGAATTTTTAGTCTTTTTTCCTATCGTTACAGCTATCTATTTCATCTTACCTCATCGACACAGATGGATTCATTTATTAATAGCAAGCTGTGTCTTTTACATGGCGTTTATTCCTATTTACTTATTAATTTTAATTTTAACTATTATTATTGATTATTATGCCGGTATCCTCATCGAGAATGCAAGAGGGAATCAGCGCAAGTTTTACTTGGCAATGAGTTTGGTTGCAAATATTGGTGTACTTGCCGTATTTAAATACTACAATTTTTTTATTGCTAACTTAAACGAATTACTTCATATAAGTAATTACCATGCATCACTGCCCTTACTGAATATTATCCTTCCTATCGGACTCTCGTTTCATACTTTCCAGGCTATGAGTTACACTATTGAAGTGTATCGCGGTAATTATCCAGCAGAAAGGCACTTCGGTATTTATGCTCTTTATGTAATGTTCTATCCGCAGTTAGTTGCCGGCCCTATAGAACGTCCCCAAAATGTTCTTTACCAATTCCACGAGAAAAAATCATTTAATTACGATAATGTCACAAGTGGACTTCGCTTGATGGCTTGGGGACTATTCAAAAAGGTTGTTGTAGCAGACCGACTTGCTTTCATGGTAAATGAGGTATACAATAAACCGAATTATTTTCATGGGCTGCCAGTTATAATAGCTACTGTCTTTTTCGCCATCCAAATCTACTGCGATTTTTCCGGCTACTCTGATATGGCATTAGGCACAGCCCGCGTAATGGGATTTGAGCTAATGAAAAACTTTGACCGTCCCTATTTTTCCAAAAGCATAGGGGAGTTTTGGCGGCGTTGGCATATTTCACTATCCACTTGGTTTAAAGACTACCTTTATATTTCCCTCGGAGGCAACCGCGTCTCTATTCCACGGGGGTATTTCAATTTATTTTTCGTATTTATGGTCAGCGGTCTGTGGCATGGAGCAAATTGGACATTCATAGCCTGGGGTGCTTTACACGGTTTTTATCAAATATTTGGCAGGCTGACAAAGGATACGCGCCAACTTATAATTCAGAAAACTCGACTCTCCTTTTTGAATCATTCTGTAATCACTATTTCAACCACTTTCATCTTAGTCACTTTTGCTTGGATATTTTTCCGTGCTAACACAATTTCCGACGCCTTTTTAATTATACGCAGCATGGCCGAAAGCGCCAAGTCCAACTGGCATGGCACTAGCTTTACAGGTCTTTCCTCTTTGCTGATATTTTACAAGCCAATTGAGTGA
- a CDS encoding STELLO glycosyltransferase family protein: MSNPRTSIVITSIFAPTEAVVKFANLPDYKLVVAGDRKSPADWNAANTTYLDVAAQEAAGFRMSEKLPFNHYGRKMMGYLHAIREGAEVIVDTDDDNIPYDDWAFPAMEGQFATAPAGKGFVNIYKNFTSHHIWPRGYPLDLILNQDHNLKEEELQPQETKIGIWQGLADSDPDVDAIYRLVDNTEIFFDKRDPIVLPEGTLCPFNSQNTLVRRELFPLLYLPAYVTFRFTDILRGLVAQPIMWAHGYRLGFTQATVLQVRNPHDYVKDFESEIPCYLHPNRVIAAVQRALKPGHSVAEDLRAAYAELAAENIVTAQEIELLDLWLADMAALTA, translated from the coding sequence ATGTCGAATCCACGTACCAGTATTGTCATCACTTCCATCTTTGCGCCCACCGAGGCAGTGGTTAAGTTCGCCAACCTGCCTGATTACAAACTGGTAGTAGCCGGCGACCGAAAGTCGCCCGCCGATTGGAACGCGGCCAATACCACCTATCTCGACGTGGCAGCACAGGAAGCCGCTGGCTTTCGCATGAGCGAAAAGCTGCCTTTCAACCACTACGGCCGCAAAATGATGGGCTACCTGCACGCCATTCGCGAGGGCGCCGAGGTGATTGTGGATACCGACGACGACAACATTCCGTACGATGACTGGGCTTTCCCGGCCATGGAGGGCCAATTTGCGACTGCGCCAGCCGGCAAGGGGTTCGTTAATATTTACAAAAACTTTACCAGCCACCACATCTGGCCGCGCGGCTACCCGCTCGACCTGATTCTGAACCAGGACCACAACCTGAAAGAGGAAGAGTTGCAGCCCCAAGAAACCAAAATCGGTATCTGGCAGGGCCTTGCCGACTCGGACCCCGACGTGGACGCCATCTACCGGCTGGTAGACAACACCGAGATTTTCTTCGACAAGCGCGACCCCATCGTATTGCCCGAAGGCACACTTTGCCCCTTCAACTCGCAAAACACGCTGGTGCGGCGCGAACTGTTCCCGTTGCTTTACCTGCCGGCTTACGTCACATTCCGCTTCACCGACATTCTGCGTGGGCTGGTGGCCCAGCCCATTATGTGGGCGCATGGCTACCGGCTGGGGTTCACCCAGGCCACGGTGCTGCAGGTGCGCAACCCGCACGACTACGTGAAAGACTTCGAGTCGGAAATTCCCTGCTACCTGCACCCCAACCGGGTAATTGCGGCCGTGCAGCGCGCGCTGAAACCCGGCCATTCGGTGGCCGAAGACCTGCGTGCGGCCTACGCTGAGCTCGCTGCAGAAAACATCGTGACGGCCCAGGAAATCGAGTTGCTCGACCTGTGGCTGGCCGATATGGCCGCCCTGACCGCTTAA
- a CDS encoding glycosyltransferase family 2 protein, producing MQKFPSVSVVIPSWNQGRFIGRTLDSILKQDYPGPIQIIVSDGGSTDETVEVLQRYGDRITWWSARDEGFVDAVTKGVARATGEILAVQSSDDYYLPGAFRAMAAGFAQYPEASFISGGEYAIDLAGNVVSSGNPSGEITPRTILFSTIPPQHATFVKRRYFEETGGMRRAVDMCADIDQWYRIAHLAHGHYIPQMLAVYQLHPDQRTVTSDKWFPNLVKMVEITEEEPRYGSVFRLNDEERRNLYTYWEINWTSKRDPAAGRAIALRHLPNLLSFTTRTRRMILGNTVNQVARKVLPRGLVSALRPTAPVVEAARPDLDWWRA from the coding sequence ATGCAAAAGTTTCCTTCTGTTTCCGTTGTCATTCCTTCCTGGAACCAGGGGCGTTTCATTGGCCGAACCCTCGACAGCATTCTGAAACAAGACTACCCCGGCCCGATACAAATTATTGTGTCAGACGGGGGCTCTACCGACGAAACCGTGGAGGTTCTGCAGCGCTACGGCGACCGCATCACCTGGTGGTCGGCCCGCGACGAGGGCTTTGTTGATGCCGTTACCAAGGGGGTGGCGCGTGCCACCGGCGAGATTCTGGCGGTGCAGAGTTCCGATGACTATTACCTACCCGGGGCATTCCGGGCCATGGCAGCCGGCTTCGCTCAATATCCTGAAGCCAGCTTCATCTCCGGGGGCGAGTATGCCATTGACCTGGCCGGCAACGTGGTGAGCAGCGGCAACCCGAGCGGCGAGATTACGCCCCGCACCATTCTCTTTAGTACCATTCCGCCACAGCATGCCACGTTTGTTAAGCGGCGCTACTTCGAAGAAACCGGAGGCATGCGCCGCGCCGTGGATATGTGCGCCGACATCGACCAGTGGTACCGCATTGCGCACCTAGCCCACGGGCACTACATTCCCCAGATGTTGGCCGTGTACCAACTGCATCCCGACCAGCGCACCGTCACTTCCGATAAATGGTTTCCGAATCTGGTAAAGATGGTAGAAATAACTGAGGAGGAGCCCCGCTACGGCAGCGTATTCCGACTGAATGACGAGGAGCGGCGCAACCTGTATACCTACTGGGAAATCAACTGGACCAGCAAGCGCGACCCCGCCGCCGGGCGTGCCATTGCCTTGCGCCATCTGCCCAACTTGTTGAGCTTCACTACCCGCACCCGTCGCATGATACTTGGCAACACTGTGAATCAGGTAGCCCGTAAGGTGCTGCCGCGGGGCCTGGTGAGCGCCTTAAGGCCAACAGCACCTGTCGTAGAGGCTGCACGGCCGGATTTGGACTGGTGGCGAGCCTAA
- the fcl gene encoding GDP-L-fucose synthase — protein MNKEAKIYVAGHRGMVGSAMMRRLQQAGYHNLITRTSQELDLRNQAAVADFFAEEKPEYVVLAAAKVGGIVANNVYRADFLYENLMIEANVIHQSYLQGVQKLLFLGSSCIYPKMAPQPLQENALLTGPLEETNEPYAVAKIAGIKLCDAYRAQYGCNFISAMPTNLYGPHDNYDLKNSHVLPALIRKFHEAKASGAPEVEVWGSGTPRREFLHADDLADACLWLLENYNEQGLVNIGTGEDLSIRELAELVSRTVGYEGQIRFNTDYPDGTPRKLMDVSKLAGHGWKASIGLEEGIAAVYAAFQQGDAKNSALATA, from the coding sequence ATGAATAAAGAAGCCAAGATATACGTGGCCGGACACCGCGGCATGGTCGGTTCGGCCATGATGCGCCGCTTGCAGCAGGCCGGATACCACAACCTGATTACGCGTACTTCGCAGGAGTTGGACCTGCGCAACCAGGCGGCTGTGGCCGATTTCTTCGCTGAGGAAAAGCCAGAATATGTGGTGCTGGCGGCGGCCAAGGTGGGAGGTATTGTGGCCAACAACGTGTACCGGGCCGATTTCCTGTATGAGAACCTGATGATTGAAGCCAACGTCATTCATCAAAGCTACCTGCAGGGCGTGCAAAAGCTGCTTTTTCTGGGTTCTTCGTGCATCTATCCCAAGATGGCTCCGCAGCCTTTGCAGGAAAATGCTCTGTTGACCGGCCCGCTCGAAGAAACGAATGAGCCTTACGCCGTAGCCAAAATCGCCGGCATCAAGCTTTGTGATGCTTACCGTGCGCAGTATGGCTGCAACTTCATCTCGGCCATGCCCACCAATTTGTATGGCCCGCACGACAATTACGACCTGAAAAATTCGCACGTGCTGCCGGCCCTTATTCGTAAGTTTCACGAGGCCAAGGCCAGCGGAGCTCCCGAAGTAGAGGTGTGGGGCAGCGGTACGCCGCGCCGCGAATTTCTGCACGCCGATGACCTGGCCGACGCCTGCCTCTGGCTGCTCGAAAATTACAACGAGCAGGGCTTGGTGAACATTGGCACCGGCGAAGACCTGAGCATCCGCGAGCTGGCCGAACTGGTTAGCCGTACGGTGGGCTACGAAGGCCAGATTCGCTTCAATACCGACTACCCCGATGGTACCCCCCGCAAGCTCATGGACGTGAGCAAGCTGGCCGGGCACGGCTGGAAGGCCTCCATTGGGCTGGAAGAGGGAATAGCGGCCGTGTACGCGGCCTTCCAACAAGGCGACGCCAAAAACAGCGCTTTGGCAACAGCGTAA
- a CDS encoding IS5 family transposase (programmed frameshift): MERMLTDAQWARLAPLLPGREGTSGGRGRDNRQFVEAVLWLARNGARWRALPPERGNWHTTYTRFQRWAAAGVWQRVFEAVQDETALHTLLVDSTTVRAHQHASGARKKTDPQALGRSRGGLTCKLHAVADARGRPVRCCLTAGQRHDAPQALPLLEGLAPVHLIADRGYDSDPLVAALAARGTHAVIPPRRKRRHPRAYDPARYAQRHPIERLFSRLKQFRRVATRYDKLDRHFLAFIHLAATVLWLRDC; the protein is encoded by the exons ATGGAAAGAATGCTCACGGATGCGCAATGGGCGCGGTTGGCGCCCCTCTTGCCGGGTCGGGAAGGCACGAGCGGTGGGCGCGGGCGCGACAACCGCCAGTTCGTGGAAGCCGTGCTCTGGCTGGCGCGCAACGGGGCGCGGTGGCGGGCCCTGCCGCCGGAACGCGGCAACTGGCACACGACGTACACGCGCTTCCAGCGCTGGGCGGCCGCGGGTGTGTGGCAACGCGTGTTCGAGGCCGTGCAGGACGAAACCGCCCTGCACACGCTGCTGGTGGATTCGACCACCGTGCGGGCCCACCAGCACGCGTCCGGGGCGCGCAAAAAAACGGACC CGCAGGCCCTCGGCCGCAGCCGCGGCGGGCTGACGTGCAAGCTGCACGCCGTGGCCGACGCCCGCGGCCGGCCCGTGCGCTGCTGCCTCACGGCGGGCCAGCGCCACGACGCCCCGCAAGCCTTGCCCCTGCTCGAGGGCTTGGCCCCGGTCCACCTCATCGCCGACCGGGGCTACGATTCCGACCCGCTGGTGGCCGCTTTGGCTGCCCGCGGCACCCACGCCGTGATTCCGCCCCGGCGCAAGCGCCGGCACCCGCGGGCCTACGACCCGGCCCGCTACGCCCAGCGCCACCCCATCGAGCGACTCTTCAGCCGCCTCAAGCAATTTCGACGCGTGGCCACGCGCTACGACAAGTTGGACCGGCATTTTCTGGCTTTTATTCACTTAGCAGCAACTGTGCTCTGGCTGCGCGATTGTTAA
- a CDS encoding lipopolysaccharide biosynthesis protein, with protein MVSRLQQLWQQNLRALRQPGSFTRNLAVTFSGSAAVTVIGFMLTPVMTRIYLPEAYGLFALFGFAVSNIALIATLVYPAAFVLPRERPDFLALVQLTLVLALGTLVLSSVIVGIWADELMGWLHAEKLGRWFYFVPLLGFVVSLNGIMASWYLRTKEFGKRVKVDVATNLAGRGLTIGYGLLTSGSATGLLLGDIFGKLVNFAGLLRGGMYNSLGELWRTFNWSRIKALAYEYREYPFYQLPTSYIGIVAAQAPILILTTKFDAGVAGLLAFCAGVIALPSTLMGNAIGPVFLQKASETDIEQPERVPGMVVDLYYKLFYVGLLPFTFLTVFGDVLFRYVFSARWDEAGIYAGYMAYGYLFQFMASATAPVFAIRRRQNMYLLVIVVASAVRVGGLALGALTFSNARLGILLMSVGGTVVMFLFDMYLLRLVRVAVLPVIVRVVVLCAVALVLFYGLRLGLESYWPLFRPRVPGLLF; from the coding sequence TTGGTTTCTCGTCTCCAGCAGCTTTGGCAGCAAAACCTGCGCGCCCTGCGGCAGCCCGGTTCGTTTACCCGAAACCTGGCCGTCACGTTTTCAGGCTCGGCGGCGGTGACGGTCATTGGCTTTATGCTGACGCCGGTGATGACGCGCATCTACCTACCGGAGGCGTACGGACTATTTGCCCTCTTTGGCTTCGCCGTCAGCAACATTGCGCTGATAGCCACGCTCGTTTATCCAGCGGCATTTGTGTTGCCTCGCGAGCGTCCCGACTTCCTGGCCCTGGTTCAGCTCACGCTGGTATTGGCGCTGGGTACATTGGTGCTAAGCAGCGTGATAGTAGGCATTTGGGCCGATGAGCTGATGGGCTGGCTGCATGCCGAAAAGCTGGGCCGCTGGTTCTACTTTGTGCCGCTGCTGGGCTTCGTCGTTAGCCTCAATGGCATCATGGCCAGTTGGTACCTGCGCACCAAGGAGTTTGGCAAGCGTGTGAAAGTGGACGTGGCTACCAACCTAGCCGGCCGGGGCCTCACCATCGGCTACGGCCTGCTGACAAGCGGCTCGGCTACGGGCCTGTTGCTGGGCGACATTTTTGGCAAGCTGGTCAACTTTGCCGGTTTGCTGCGCGGGGGCATGTACAATTCGCTGGGCGAGTTGTGGCGTACTTTCAATTGGAGCCGCATCAAGGCGCTGGCCTACGAGTACCGGGAGTACCCGTTCTATCAGCTGCCCACGTCTTACATCGGCATCGTGGCCGCACAGGCCCCCATTCTTATTCTGACCACCAAGTTTGATGCCGGCGTGGCCGGGCTACTGGCCTTTTGTGCAGGAGTAATTGCCCTGCCCAGCACCCTGATGGGCAACGCCATTGGGCCGGTATTCCTGCAAAAAGCCAGCGAAACCGACATTGAGCAGCCCGAACGAGTGCCGGGTATGGTCGTAGACCTGTATTACAAGCTGTTCTACGTTGGGTTGCTGCCGTTCACCTTCCTAACCGTGTTCGGCGATGTGCTGTTCCGGTACGTATTCAGCGCCCGCTGGGACGAGGCCGGCATATATGCGGGCTATATGGCTTATGGCTACTTGTTTCAGTTCATGGCCAGCGCCACGGCTCCGGTATTTGCCATCCGGCGTCGGCAGAACATGTACCTGCTCGTCATTGTGGTGGCCTCGGCGGTGCGGGTAGGGGGGCTGGCCCTGGGGGCGCTAACGTTCAGTAACGCCCGGCTGGGCATTCTGCTCATGTCGGTTGGCGGTACTGTGGTTATGTTCTTGTTCGACATGTACTTGCTGCGCTTGGTGCGGGTGGCTGTACTGCCCGTTATTGTGCGCGTGGTGGTACTTTGCGCGGTAGCGCTGGTGCTGTTTTACGGCCTGCGCCTGGGGCTGGAATCCTACTGGCCGCTGTTCAGGCCACGGGTGCCCGGCCTGCTTTTCTAA
- a CDS encoding glycosyltransferase family 10 domain-containing protein encodes MKATFYVSDDGPDYLNNNVFTATHFSNGLKNYLFMFADLRQQLAAAGIDLATQDIHPVEESELVIAIDQVAFFQTYARRPGQRLYLIINEPATYFPEVWRRENHTVFDRVFTYDYTLADGHKYIHHYFALDLADYPPFEPVSAAEFEQRKLLVLMAGMLELNKPRAGSPSLLYPRYRTLAWFGRHWPDRFDFFSRGIEDKIYRSFPGLGLLQRVLPASIAGLIADKVASRRRRFVESLNRGPVPANAKLRTIRQYRFAVCYENSRLPGYLSEKIFDCLFAGCVPVYLGEPDVGRFIPEGCLVNREAFSSDAELADFLERMPYAQYQKYMVAIEQFLQSPEIEKFSSAANAQIITSAILKDAGIEGNS; translated from the coding sequence ATGAAGGCCACCTTTTATGTCTCCGACGACGGACCGGACTACCTGAACAACAACGTTTTTACGGCCACCCATTTCAGCAATGGCCTGAAAAACTACCTGTTCATGTTTGCTGACTTGCGCCAGCAGCTAGCGGCCGCCGGCATCGACCTGGCTACGCAGGACATTCATCCGGTCGAGGAGTCGGAATTAGTTATTGCGATTGACCAGGTAGCTTTTTTTCAAACCTACGCGCGACGCCCGGGCCAACGGCTTTATTTGATTATCAACGAGCCCGCGACTTACTTCCCGGAAGTGTGGCGGCGTGAAAACCACACCGTATTCGACCGGGTGTTCACGTACGACTATACTCTGGCAGACGGGCACAAGTACATCCACCATTACTTTGCGCTCGACCTAGCCGATTATCCCCCTTTCGAACCCGTTTCAGCGGCTGAGTTTGAACAACGCAAGTTACTGGTTCTCATGGCCGGTATGTTGGAATTGAACAAGCCCCGGGCGGGGTCACCTTCTCTGCTCTATCCCCGCTACCGCACGCTGGCATGGTTTGGGAGGCACTGGCCCGACCGTTTTGACTTTTTTAGCCGGGGCATTGAAGACAAAATATACCGCAGTTTTCCTGGATTGGGGTTATTACAACGGGTATTGCCCGCCAGCATCGCTGGCCTTATAGCCGATAAGGTGGCCAGTCGGCGCCGTCGCTTTGTGGAAAGCCTGAACCGTGGCCCCGTTCCGGCCAATGCCAAGCTGCGCACCATCAGGCAGTACCGCTTTGCCGTGTGCTATGAAAACAGTCGCTTGCCGGGCTACCTGTCCGAAAAAATATTTGATTGCTTATTTGCCGGTTGCGTTCCCGTTTACTTAGGTGAGCCCGATGTCGGGCGGTTTATTCCGGAAGGGTGTCTGGTAAACCGGGAAGCGTTTAGCAGCGATGCCGAACTGGCCGATTTTCTAGAACGCATGCCGTACGCACAGTACCAGAAATACATGGTGGCCATCGAGCAGTTTTTGCAAAGTCCGGAAATAGAGAAATTTAGTTCAGCCGCTAATGCCCAGATAATTACGTCGGCTATATTGAAAGACGCCGGGATTGAAGGAAACAGCTAG